A stretch of Dehalococcoidia bacterium DNA encodes these proteins:
- a CDS encoding AbrB/MazE/SpoVT family DNA-binding domain-containing protein, whose translation MTKRASDVVIRPKRQVTLPSELCDRLGIAPGDVLEFSIEGSALIARPRKLAALTSLREIQRAFKASGVSEEDLQQAGRRVRQQIARERYGTRA comes from the coding sequence ATGACCAAGCGAGCGTCAGACGTGGTAATCCGTCCCAAGCGACAGGTTACGCTGCCCTCGGAGCTGTGCGACCGGCTGGGGATTGCCCCGGGCGATGTCCTCGAATTTTCAATCGAAGGTTCCGCTCTGATAGCCAGGCCGAGGAAGCTGGCGGCTCTAACCTCCCTGCGGGAAATCCAGCGGGCATTCAAGGCATCCGGCGTTTCCGAAGAAGACTTGCAGCAAGCAGGGAGACGCGTAAGGCAGCAAATAGCACGGGAGCGCTATGGCACTCGCGCCTGA
- a CDS encoding alpha/beta hydrolase encodes MMNLHKYGNSPFKIALIHGGPGAPCEMAPVARELAETRGVLEPIQTALTIDGEVEELRQALMENGALPVILVGYSWGAWLSFMLAERYPSLVSKLILVSSGPFTQEYAFDTDRTRFERLNSGEREEMQTLKSELDNLAYKGDKDALMARVGELFGRVDSFDPLPHTSEAECRWDIFSAVWPQAAALRRSGALLALGKDIKCPVVAIHGDYDPHPEGGVRIPLSGVLKDFRFILLEKCGHVPWFERQARDRFYAILEQELSLMGEPRPG; translated from the coding sequence ATGATGAATCTGCACAAATATGGCAATTCTCCATTCAAGATAGCTCTTATACACGGCGGGCCGGGCGCTCCCTGCGAAATGGCGCCGGTGGCCAGAGAACTGGCTGAGACGAGAGGCGTCCTGGAACCAATACAGACCGCCCTTACTATTGACGGAGAAGTAGAGGAACTCAGGCAGGCGCTCATGGAGAACGGCGCTCTCCCTGTCATACTGGTCGGCTACTCGTGGGGAGCCTGGCTCAGCTTCATGCTGGCAGAGAGGTATCCCTCGCTGGTGTCAAAATTGATTCTGGTAAGCAGCGGCCCTTTCACCCAGGAGTATGCTTTTGACACCGACCGCACGCGTTTCGAACGGTTGAACTCCGGTGAACGTGAAGAGATGCAGACACTCAAATCCGAGCTGGATAACCTAGCCTATAAAGGCGATAAAGATGCTTTAATGGCGAGGGTCGGCGAATTGTTCGGCCGAGTCGACTCTTTCGACCCGTTACCACACACGAGCGAAGCCGAATGCCGCTGGGACATCTTTTCAGCCGTCTGGCCGCAGGCTGCGGCACTAAGGCGCAGCGGAGCCCTGCTGGCGCTGGGCAAGGACATCAAATGCCCTGTGGTGGCTATACATGGCGACTACGACCCCCACCCCGAAGGCGGCGTCAGGATTCCCCTCTCCGGCGTTCTTAAGGACTTCAGGTTTATCCTGCTGGAAAAATGCGGGCATGTGCCCTGGTTCGAACGCCAGGCGAGAGACAGGTTTTACGCAATATTGGAGCAGGAATTGAGTTTAATGGGAGAGCCACGACCTGGTTGA
- a CDS encoding putative toxin-antitoxin system toxin component, PIN family — MALAPETRVFLDTNVIFSGLYSHGGAPGVIIEAFVKGEIKAVISQQVLEELVRTVKEKLPVVIPVLKAMLVNSPPEIVPDPSAAEIKTWASLLEAGDAAILAAVISSRADYFVTGDNHFFENRDVIKKAGISILTPAQFIARMGKQK; from the coding sequence ATGGCACTCGCGCCTGAAACACGCGTTTTCCTCGATACCAACGTTATCTTTTCCGGGCTTTATTCGCACGGTGGAGCGCCCGGTGTTATTATCGAAGCATTTGTTAAAGGCGAAATAAAGGCGGTTATATCGCAGCAGGTGCTTGAGGAACTGGTGCGCACCGTCAAGGAAAAACTCCCGGTGGTAATACCTGTCTTGAAGGCCATGCTTGTAAATTCACCGCCCGAAATAGTTCCCGACCCATCGGCGGCGGAAATCAAGACTTGGGCCAGTCTCTTGGAAGCGGGCGATGCGGCTATCCTGGCGGCGGTAATTTCATCGCGGGCAGACTACTTTGTCACGGGGGATAATCATTTTTTCGAGAACCGCGACGTTATCAAAAAAGCAGGAATCAGCATCCTCACTCCGGCGCAATTTATAGCCAGGATGGGCAAGCAGAAGTAA
- a CDS encoding DnaD domain protein, protein MKSFGGFPANMQFTPIPNLFMNMLMPGMDNPELKTMLYIFQTIYGKKGTPRFATLSELLSNPSLTASLQHEGKSGEENIKTALESAVKRGAIISLAVTLDGKQESLYFLNTASDREAVERIKSGELKLPKMEAVRPAVTPTEQKDVFSLYEENIGMLTPMIAEEIKDALTQYPEEWIRDAVREAVDANKRNWRYIARILERWTTEGKKDGTHRRDNQKEDPDKYIRGPYGHLIQR, encoded by the coding sequence ATGAAATCCTTCGGCGGCTTTCCGGCCAACATGCAGTTCACCCCCATCCCAAACCTCTTTATGAACATGCTCATGCCGGGGATGGACAACCCCGAGCTTAAGACCATGCTGTATATCTTCCAGACGATATACGGCAAGAAAGGGACGCCGCGCTTCGCCACGCTCAGCGAACTCCTGTCCAACCCCTCTCTCACCGCCAGTTTACAGCACGAGGGGAAGAGCGGAGAAGAAAATATTAAGACGGCGCTGGAGTCGGCCGTCAAGCGAGGGGCTATTATATCGCTCGCGGTCACCCTCGACGGCAAACAGGAGAGCCTTTATTTCCTCAACACGGCCAGCGACCGCGAGGCGGTTGAGCGTATTAAAAGCGGCGAACTGAAGCTGCCGAAGATGGAGGCTGTCAGGCCCGCCGTCACGCCCACCGAGCAGAAGGACGTCTTCAGCCTCTACGAAGAGAACATCGGCATGTTGACGCCCATGATAGCCGAGGAAATCAAGGACGCGCTGACCCAGTACCCTGAAGAGTGGATACGGGACGCAGTCCGCGAAGCGGTGGATGCCAACAAACGCAACTGGCGCTATATTGCGCGCATACTGGAGCGCTGGACGACCGAAGGTAAGAAAGATGGAACGCATCGGCGAGATAATCAAAAAGAAGACCCCGACAAATACATCCGCGGCCCCTACGGCCACCTCATCCAGCGCTAA
- a CDS encoding AAA family ATPase yields the protein MERIGEIIKKKTPTNTSAAPTATSSSAKTGSKAGKGDICPLCRGAGFVHPLLPDGATDYRNAVPCKCGKKAEEGKRRLRLEEYSNLGALRNLTFDKLSPQGRNGASASQQRFSAAYDAARKFAAEPAGWLVFIGPTGSGKTHLTAAIANERIGRDAPVFFITTADLLDHLRAAFNPESETTYDRLFDQVRNTPLLILDDLGMQFGTPWAQEKLDQLLNHRFSHELPTVITTEKPLAEMDERLRSRLSDAKLCQIFSLEEDTGEADYNWGPGLELQKSMTFASFDYKRVNLPQEQQDNLERAYRLALEFAKSPEGWLVFQGATGCGKTHLAAAIVNFRYQARKPAMFVVVPEFLDHLRSTFSPESKVTYDQMFERVKTTPLLVLDDFGEQSTTQWAQEKLYQVINYRYNAQLPTVITTSRALEELEGRISSRLADHKMSTPFAIMAPDYRTDIRANGPVKRPYVKRGRGTRGE from the coding sequence ATGGAACGCATCGGCGAGATAATCAAAAAGAAGACCCCGACAAATACATCCGCGGCCCCTACGGCCACCTCATCCAGCGCTAAGACGGGGTCAAAGGCGGGAAAGGGCGATATCTGCCCTCTGTGCAGAGGGGCCGGCTTCGTGCATCCTTTGCTGCCAGACGGCGCGACGGACTACCGCAACGCCGTCCCGTGCAAATGCGGTAAAAAGGCCGAGGAAGGCAAGCGCCGCCTGCGGCTGGAGGAGTACTCCAACCTGGGAGCGCTCAGAAACCTCACCTTCGACAAGCTGTCGCCGCAGGGCAGAAACGGCGCCAGCGCCAGCCAGCAGCGCTTCAGCGCGGCATACGATGCCGCCAGGAAATTCGCCGCCGAACCGGCCGGATGGCTCGTTTTCATCGGCCCTACCGGCAGCGGCAAGACACATCTGACGGCCGCCATCGCCAACGAGCGCATCGGGCGCGACGCACCCGTCTTTTTCATCACCACCGCCGACCTGCTGGACCACCTGCGCGCCGCCTTCAACCCCGAGAGCGAGACGACCTACGACCGCCTCTTCGACCAGGTACGCAACACGCCGCTTTTAATCCTCGACGACCTGGGAATGCAGTTCGGTACGCCCTGGGCGCAGGAGAAGCTCGACCAGCTTTTGAACCACCGTTTCAGCCATGAACTTCCCACCGTTATCACGACCGAGAAACCCCTGGCCGAGATGGACGAAAGGCTGCGCAGCCGCCTGAGTGACGCAAAGTTATGTCAAATCTTCTCATTAGAAGAGGATACAGGAGAAGCGGACTATAACTGGGGGCCGGGGCTTGAGTTGCAAAAGAGCATGACCTTCGCCAGCTTTGATTATAAACGCGTCAACCTGCCGCAGGAGCAACAGGACAACCTCGAGAGGGCCTACCGCCTGGCGCTCGAATTCGCCAAGTCACCGGAGGGATGGCTCGTTTTCCAGGGGGCCACCGGCTGCGGCAAGACGCACCTGGCGGCGGCCATTGTCAACTTCCGCTACCAGGCCAGAAAACCGGCCATGTTTGTGGTGGTGCCGGAGTTTCTGGACCACCTGCGCTCCACCTTCTCACCCGAAAGCAAGGTGACCTACGACCAGATGTTCGAGCGCGTCAAGACCACGCCGCTGCTGGTGCTGGACGACTTCGGTGAGCAGAGTACGACACAATGGGCGCAGGAAAAACTGTACCAGGTAATAAACTACCGCTACAACGCGCAGCTTCCCACCGTGATAACCACCAGCCGGGCTCTGGAGGAACTGGAAGGCCGCATAAGCTCGCGCCTGGCCGACCACAAGATGAGCACGCCGTTTGCCATCATGGCGCCCGACTACCGCACGGATATACGCGCCAACGGACCGGTGAAAAGACCGTATGTGAAGAGGGGACGGGGGACGAGGGGGGAATAA